The DNA segment CGGCTAGGAGTCCGTGGGAGCCTGAGGCCCTGGATGGGAGGCGGCAGGAAGTGCTGTGAGCCAGGGCAAGGGGCAAGGAATGTGAGCAATGCCCCGGCCCATGCCTGCACCCCGCCCAAGCCGCCCGCTGCCTTCTCAGCCTCCCTGCATGGCTACTCTATTTGGGTTGCCCCCAAGCCAGCTGCAGCCTGCACTGCAGCCCCTCAACTTGCGGGTCTGCTGCCAAGTTCAGTGCTTCTCGGACTCTGATTGTAACGAGAGGGATTTAGGCTACATGTCAGGAGAAACCCCTTCGGCTCAGGTGGTGAGACGTGGCTGTGCTGGGTTGAGGCAGGGGACGGCCCGTGTGCTCCCGAGCCCAAATGTGACTTTAGCCTGGCCTTATGGCCCCAGATGCCCCCCAAGTCCTGCTTCCTGTTTGGGGGCCTTGAGAGATCCTGCCCTGGGGGCTGTTGTGGAGCGTGTGGCAGGAGACTGCAGGGCCCTGTGACACGGGGCTGTCCTTGCACACGAGTGGGTCACTGCGTGTGTCCGTGTAGCATAGCGAGTGTGTGTTCGGATGTCTGGTCTCTGAGATGGTGCAATGTGCCTCGCCGCCTGGGCTGCATCCACGTGGCAGCCGTGGCCATGTCCTACTTCCTCATTCTGTGCTCTGCCCTGGCTCTGAGCCGGTGCTCTGACAGCCCCTACCCGAGAGGCGCTTCTGTGGGGAGGCGTGGACCTGCCCCAGAGCCTGACGCCTGTACCTCTGGGTATGTCTGGGAGAGGGGCCCTGGAGAACACGGGGTCTCACACCTCTCAGTTCAGCCCCAGTTGCCCAGCTGAGCTCCCACAGGCCCACGGGACAGCAGCCCTGTGCTAGAGTTCCCAGGGTTATAGGGCCAGATGGGGCCTGCAGCAGGGGCTCCAGGAAGGTGCCTGTGCAGGCTTTAGGGGTTAGGGAAGGGGACCCGGAAGAGGGTCACAGGATGGACAGGAAAAGGGTGCTCCTCATGGGTGGGaaggcccagagcccagggcaggCCCCCACCCTGCAAGGAAACCCATGCACATGCCGCTGCCCGGCCGACTAGCAAGCCAGAGCATTGGCAGTCAGATGTGGGATTTGGAACATGCTCGCAGGCCTGGGGTCTGGAGTGGTCGGGGAAAGCCTGGACTCAGGGGTACAGGTGCTGAGGCCTGGATACCTTCCCTGAGGGCTGAGGGGCACTCCCTCAGTGCCGCCTGtggccccagcctggcctggggaccCTCAGCCGCACTCAGAGAGCTGGAGGGTGAGGGAGGGCCCCGGCGAGCACCCTCACCCTGCACACACAAGCAGGCTCCAAGCGTCCTGGGAAACCTGAGCTGCTGCCCGTCCGCTCACTCCGGCCACCTGCCATGTTTAATTGAGCTCCAGCAGCCGCTGGCCACTCAGCGCCGTGGTCACTGCCCTAGGCTGGGTGGGGGTCCTGGGACCTGGCCCTGCCTGCACAGGCCCCAGCCCAGAGCCCTACTGCAGAATGCCAGAGGTAAAGTGAGGCAGGGCCCTGGGGTGTTGATGGGTGGCCCCTCAGGGCACCACGGGACTTCACGTCTGGCAgagagggtgggagggcaggtcccgcccctgccctctgcctgggctcctgccctctgcctgggctCCCGCCCTGCTGTGCATCCCTGTGTCAGGGCCCTGTGGGGGCGGGGGCAGCCCCGGCTTGCTCTGGAATGTGAAAGCAAATACAGCCGCACGGCCATCGGCCCTGTGGAGGCCACTGGGAGAGAAAACAACTGCTGGGCCTCCAGCTGCCCTGCCCCACACACTCAGGGAGGTGGGTGGTGTGGGGGCACACGAGCCAGGCCACGGGGACAGAGTGAGTGGCAGCTCATCTCGGCTGGTCCCCCAGGACCCTGGGCTGTGCTCAGCACTGCCTTGAGTCAGCCGATTCTCCTAATACCCTTGTAAGGCCACTGGTCCCATCAGAAGTCATTTTGGGGTTTGGAAACTGGGTTTGCCCAAGGTCTCACCACTGGAGCCAGGTCATGGCCTAAGTGGGGCCCTGGGCATGGGCGCACCGTGTTTGTCTCTGAGACCTGGGGCTGTTGCAGGTGGGAGCATGATACCACGTGTGGGGGTTGggctccctcctgcccacctccACTGCTGTGCAGCACATTGCGGGCTGCAGGCCCGGGTTGGGAGATCAGAGATGAAGCCTGACCCCGCGTTCCATGTGCCTGCAGGATGTGAATGGGCCCCCGAGGGAGCTACGCCCTCGGCTGTGCCACCTGCGGAAGGGCCCCCAGGGCTATGGGTTCAACCTGCACAGTGACAAGGCCCGCCCAGGACAGTATATCCGCTCGGTGGACCTGGACTCACCCGCCGCCCACTCTGGCCTCCGTGCCCAGGACCGACTCATTGAGGTACCTGTCATCGAGATTTCAGTGTTGGGTGTTCTGCCTGTGTGGGTCCCTCTGTGCTTGTGTCCCCCGTGTGTCTGTGCCAGTGTCTCCTGCTTGTCTGGCCCATGTCCCCCGCATGTCTGTGCTAGTGTCCCCAGCGTGTCTGGCCCATGTGCCCCTTGTGTGTGTCTGGGCACatgtccctctgtgtgtgtgtccgtgtccCCTACGTGTGTCTGGGCCCCAGGTCcttgctgggaggaaggaagatGCTGGGAACCTGAGCTGGCATCCCTCTTGCTGCCTGGGCTGGTGACAATATTGATGAATATTTGATGCCACACCTGGCCAGGTGGCTCGGGGCTGGTGGGGAGCTGTCCCCAGGCAGTCCTGACTCCGTGCTGCTGGTGGCAGGTGAATGGGCAGAATGTGGAGGGGCTGCGCCACGTGGAGGTGGTTGCCCGCATCAAGGCAAGGGAGGATGAGGCGCGGCTGCTCGTGGTAGACCCTGAAGCAGACGAGCACTTCAGGCGGCTGCGAGTCACACCCACTGAGGAGCACGTGGAAGGTGGGccactgccctggggccaggaggtggggtggggtgtccGGGGCTGGGTAGCCACCGACACACTGTCCCCACAGGTCCACTGCCATCACCAGTCACCAACGGGACCAGCCCTGCCCAGGTGAGAGGGTGGGAGTGGACAGGGTGGGCCTAGGAGAACACAGGGGCCCCTCTGGGGGTCCCCAGGCCTGACAGAGCACCCCACCTTGAGAGGTCTATCCTTGGGTAGGCACAGTTGAGACCCAGTCTGGCCCCAGCTGTAATGCCCTGTGGACCTCTGCTGGGCCAGCCACACCCCAGCTTCCTGGGGCAGGCGGGCACCTCTGGCCCCTGGGCTGCTGGCTCACTGTTGCCCGGTGTTGCCTGGTTCCCTGGTGGTCTTTAGTCCCTCCCTTGGAGGCTGGCACTGGCTTTACTCCAGGCAATGCTCATGTGGGCGATTTGTGCACCCAAACTGCATCTCCACATTGTGAGCCCGCCAGGGCCAGGCCACCTGCCTGCTCACTGCTGGGTGTCCCGGGTGCTGCCCTGCATGGGCCTGGAGCGTAGCAGAGGCTCGTGCCCACTGCCGATGTGGGAATAAATGCAGCCCCcaggcgtgtgcctgtgtgtacCGCAGGCCCCTGGGCGGGGCTCCTGAAGCCACGCCTCGcccttggtttcccagctcaATGGTGGCTCAGCATGCTCGTCCCGAAGTGACCTGCCTGGCTTAGACAAGGACACTGAGGTAGTGAGTCCCTGCCCACCTCTACTGCTCGGCTCACACATGGGGAACCTGAGGCCTTGGGGGTGGGCGCCTGTGGAGCTGTCAGTCCAGGCAGCCGccactccaggaagccctcctggtGGCCTCTAGTGTGACGTGAGTTCCCTGGGAGGGGTCACTTCTCTGGGGACTTGGGTCCAGGACTTCCCCTGGTCACCTGCCCACCCTGCCTGTCCCCAGGATGGCAGCACCTGGAAGCGTGACCCCTTTCAGGAGAGTGGCCTCCACCTGAGCCCCACTGCAGCCGAGGCTAAGGAGAAGGCGAGGGCCACTCGCGTCAACAAGCGGGCCCCGCAGATGGACTGGAACCAGAAGCGCGAGATCTTCAGCAACTTCTGAGTCCCTCCCGCCCATCTGCCAGGCCCACCTCCGAAACTTGGGCCTTGACCTACCCCCTGGGCCCTGCCCAGGGCTCCTGGGGTCCCAGTGGACTGGAGGGGGTGCCTCCTCATCCTCAGAAGCCGCGGAGGTCCCCCGCCACCTGGGAACCGACCCACACACCCCAGTGAGCCCTCATCCTGCGCCCTCCCGCTAGGTGCTGGGGGAGCGGCAGTCAGACCAGGAGGGGGGCCCAGGAtgcttgagagagacagagaaggtggggagaggaggccCAGGGCGGGGGAGCGAGGGGAGAGGGGAGCTGGCCTGTGGGGCCGGGTCCTTGCTCTGCCTGGGCCTGCTGACTTACAGGAATtcgtgtttttgctttttttccaaaAAGAGCTCAGCTGCGCACATGTTTCCACTTAATACCagagcccccaccccctccccctctggaCGTGCTCTCTAAATCACAGTAAAACAGACCTTTCTCTGCAATCCATTTCCACCCCAAGCAGGAGTCCCAGAGACTTCCAGGGACAGAGAGTTGGGGGGCCCCAGGCTGTGTTTGTGGGGGCTTCTGCCCCATCGCTGCCCTCTCTGGAATGGGGGGGGGTCAATGGGCCAGGCCCCCCAGATCCCTACTGCACCAGGGTCTGGGGCACAGGGCCTGGGTTCTCCGAGGGGCTGGAAGATGAAGGCCCCGTGCCCCTGAGAGGGGCAGCCTCTGGACAGGCTCCTTGGCCCAGCACGGCGGCCCCAGGCCCGGGCAGTGTGGCTGTGGGAGAGTTTGCCCCGGCAGGGACCCCAGGCTTCTGGGCTTCACCCCTGCTTGGCGCCCTCCTCCAGGAGACCCCGCCCACTCAGCCTTTTCTCCCCGCCGTGACTCCCACCGACCAACATTGCTGTCTGTCCTATAAGCCATAGCGCTGCGCGCCCTCAGAATAAACAGGCCTTCCTCGGACCCCGGGCCTCCTCTGTCCCTCCTGACTCCTCTCTCGCGAGTGGAAGGCCGTAGTCCAGCAGGGAGTCAGCCGTCAGGCAGCCCCTGAGTTTCTGCTGCTGGAAGCTGAGGTCCATTCCTCAGCCTCCCCCCTCTCCAAATCCACCTGCCTGGCAGGGAAGCCtgacccctcccttcccctcccttcccagcccaccTGGGACTCTGTGCCCCGGAGCCCTGCCTTCCTTTCCCATCCCACCCCTGCTAACAGCACCTCCTCGAAGCCTTCTGGGCTCCAGGCACTGCCCTCAGCCCCGGCAGCCAATGCCACCCCCAGTAAGTATGCCGAGGTCAGGCTTCGTGCCCTGTGGCACCCAGTCTGGGCCTACTGGGGTTCACCTGGAGGCCAGGTGGCTCTGTGAACACAGGGGGCGGGGCCTCCTGGCAGAGCCCGGCTCTCAGGGAGCACAAGCTCAGGACGGGTGCTTTTAGGTCTCCAGCCAGCTGCCAAGGAGGGAGGAGGCCCAGGTCTCCAGTGTCCCCAGTGGGCTGCCCAGCAGCTGGCTGCAGCTGGCTCCCACGGTCCCTCTCCCGTCCTCCTGCACACCCGCTgaccccactcccccacccacccccacagccCAGATTGTCACGGCTCCATCCTGGCCTCCCAGGCAACCCAGTTCTAGACACACGTGAGCATGGACGCACACACAGCTCACACACGTGCTTCCcggcctgtccccacccccaggtcTACAAGTCAGCCAAGCCTCAAGTGCAAACAACCCCTAAACTTTATTATAAACAGGCTTCGGCTCCCCAGCGAAGGCACATAACAGACAGCGAAGCAGCTGGGGAGAGGCTCCTGGGCCCTCAGGGCCCCGGTGCAGCTGGGCACAGGGCCCGGTTGAGGCAGGCCTGGCAGCGTGGGTGGACAGGCAGACAGGTCTGCTGGCCGAAGCCCACCAACAGTCCATTGATCTCGCTCCACAGCTCCCTGTGGGGGTGGCAGCCTGTCAGtgcccagggagggaggcagggagggaggttgGGGAGCCTGGCCCCCACCCACCTGTTGGCACCTGGGCAGCCACTCCTCCAGGGCAGCTCGGGTCTCCTCCGGGGTCTTGGTCTCCTTCCTGGTCCATCTGAGTCTGTTCGTAATTCTGTGCACGTGCGTGTCCACTGCTGCCGGGGACAGTGAGGAGCAGGCGTGGGGCATGTGTGCCAGCCGAATGCCCCGGTGTCTGCCCACGGCCCTGAGCCCAGGTCAGGGGGCCATGCTTGGAGGCTGAGTCTACCTCCCACTCCTGGGCTCTCACAGAGGGCCCAGAACTGCACATCCTGGCCACAGGGGCCTGAGAGCAGGTCATGGCTGGGACAGGACCAAGAGGGCTTAGGCTCTGTATTGGGGTGCAGGCAGCAGAGCTCAGCACTGGCTGTGGGCACCAAGCTGGTTTGGCAGCAGCTTAGCCCAGTAAGCTGGCGTGACGTCATGGTCAGGGATGGAGGGAGTGTGGCTAGATCAGTTGCAGCTGCTGGCCACCTGGGCCCTAGCCCCTGCCCCCTCCGGCCAGCTACCCAAGGGCCTGAGCGCCACACACTGGGCCCTCCTCGCCCCAGCCACGGCCATCCCCTCGGTGCCCGGCCTAGAGAAGCCAGTCCCTGCATGGCTGCTCTCCCCTGCTGCTGGCTGCCTAGAAAAAGGCTCAGCCTCTGCCCAGGTGCCGATGGAGAGAGTGCTGGCGTCacatgagcctcagtttcttcctccctAATGCAGAGACAGCCATGCTCCCTAAACCACCAGAGGCCCAGCCTAAGCCACAGCACCGCGTGACAGCCTCCTGCGGGCCAGTACAGGAAAGCCACGCACGAGGGCACTGCTTCCCCTGCTTTGTGGCTGAAGCTTGGAGAAGCCAAGTgtgttgcccaaggtcacccagctaggaGGGCAGAACTGGGATCAGCCACTGCACCCCATGACTCTGGTTCTGAGGGAAGCCCCTGGGGGGGTGGCCCATCCTCACTAGGGTCTCCCTGTGGACGGCTGGGAGCAGAGGCCACAAGAAAGGGTGACCCTCTGACACCCCTACCTGCTGTGTCTGCTGCCCCCAGAGGCCTGTTCCCCACCCAGCCATGGGTAGGGGACCTTCCCGCCAGTCCCGTCAGACCACTCCCGGGACTGGGCAGCTGAGGATGGCTGCCCAGATAAGCTCAGGTATCTGCTGACAGGctggcagctgcaggagcccAGGTAGGGGCGGCTCTGCCCTGGCCccgcctggcctggcctggctctgGGGCTGCCACACTCCAGCCTCCCTGTGTGCTCAGAGCCCTTGGCCTTTAGCTGCCCGCCTGGCCGTTGGCAGTGTGGGGATGGGGCCCCCAGTCCGGGGTCAGGCTTTGTGAGTAGTGCTCAGCAAACAGGAGCTTCTCCTGTCTGTACCCATCTCTGAGTGGGGCAGGTCTGGGTCAGGGCTGGGAACACCTATCTGATACTTTTAGGCTGTGGATGGGGAAATCTGAATCAAGGTCACACATCACAAGGATCTGGGGAACCCTAACAGCCGCCAGTGAGCTTGCAGCCGGCCCCTCTCGCCTGTGGGCGTGTGACACTCACCAATGCCTGACACAGTGCCCCAGGCCACGGCCATGGCCAAATGAGCCATCTTGGGCCCAACGCCTGGCAGTGCCACCAGCTCTTCCACGGAGGCTGGGATGTCGCCGCCATAGTGCTGCTGCAGGATGGCACTGGTCTGCTTGATATATTTTACTTTGTTCTGAAAGATGGGGAAGTCAGACATGGAGGTGGGGGTACAGCCTGGCCCGGGAGGACGAGGCCTCAGGAAGGCCCGATGGTGCCCTGAGCTGCCTGTCCCCTGCCCAGGATACACTCTGCTTGTCCCTATCTCCCCAGGAGGCGGCAACAAGCCAAGGGCAGCAGGGAGCCAGAGAAGAGCCAGTGCAGGCCTGGACCCTGCCTCCCACCTGCCTGGGCCAAAGACGTGTGCAGGACCTGGCTGGGTGGCGGGGGCCCTGCCCATCAGTCCTCCCACTGGCCAGGCAGGCGCTAGGCTCAGCCATGCCACGAACTGGGCTCAGCAGCACCTGGGCCTTCAGGAGGGAAGACTGGAGTTTGGGGCTCCCCTGCCAGCCACCAGGGCAGCCAGGCAGTTCCCATTCTGTTCCTGAGCAGAGAGGGCTATTTAAAACCCATTTGACAAACCACAGCCGATGCCAGAGCCAAGGGGAAGCAGCCCCACCCGCCCGGCTGCCTTCGACGGATCCGCCCACCAGCCACCGGGTGCTTGTGCGGCCTATGCAGGCTCctgcagggagggtgggaggcaCTCCAGGGAGGCCTGGAGTAAACAAAGGAAAGGCGGAGGGCAGCCTCAGCAAGGAAGGGAAGGTTGGGGCTgctgggcagggaggcagaggaaggaaggggcGGGCTGCAAATGAGAAAGACCAAGGAGCTCCAGGGCCCGGCCCCCTGTGGCTACTTCCTGCACTCCcagagcaccccacaccccagctctggtGGCCACAGGGTGGGCTCACCCTCCAGAAGCCCACGGGGTAGATGAGGGTGCCCAGAATGTTGTCATCTGTCTGCAGAATGCTGTCCACTGTCAGGCCCCGGGCCCGCAGCCGCTGCATGGCGCCTGCTGTCACCTGGTCTTTGGTCTGACTGGAGAGCATCAGTGACAGCAGCAGCTGGTACCTCTGCACCTGCATGTGCCACAGGGGTGGCTGGTGGTGGGTCCTGGGTGCTCACTGTGGGCCAGACCCCAGCCAAGCTCTTTACCCACCGACACTTATTACCCTCCCCTGCACCCCGGCCAATGGAGCTTGGGTGGGGTCTGGCCTGGGCCTCGTTTTTCATCTGCAACCTGGGGACAATAACAGACCCTGCCTCAGAGGATTGCTGTGGAACTTAAAGAAATCATCACAGCACCTAGACTCATACCTGGCACAAGATCAGCTCTCAACAGCCATTAGCTACTGCTATGTAAATAATACCACCCATTCCACAGATGAGCAAACAGGCCCCAAAAGGCATGTACTCAAGACATCTGTAGCAGGGTTGGGATTAGAACCCGGTTGGTCTGAGGACTAGGAGCCGGGCCAGTGAAATGTAAGGAATGCTCTTTTAACAAACGTCCCAAGAAGACCTGATATGCCAGGACTGTGCCAGCCAAACACAGAGCACAAGGCCCAAACCACAGGTACCCAAACCTGCTGAGTGGCCACAGTGAAGCAGGTGATGCTGCCTGGTGCTCCAGGCCCCAAGTGCACATCCTTCTCAAGGTGCTGCAAGCAGGGGAGGGTTCCAGACAAGAGCCACCACTTGTCAGGCTGCCCCCCATCAGAGGCCTGAGAGGGAGCCAATGTCTTGCTCAGAAAGGGGTCACCAGGCAGATGGGGCCCCTGCCTACCTTTGGGGGTGCACTGGGATCATAGCAGTGCTCAGCCCCCAGCTGGTCCACAGGTGCGTCCTTCCCACTCCTCATGGTGCGTATGTTCGCCAGCTGCCGCTGCCAGTCCTGAGGCTCCCACCCCGGGGCCTTGAGGGGCTCGGTGCCCTCTCCTTTCTCACGACGTGAGCCCTCATAGGCCACATGTAGTCTTTGTGCCTTCCGCTGACGTTTCGCAGAGCTCTGGCTTTCCCTTCCTTCTGCAAAAAGTGCCACTTGGTCCCTTCAGCAGGGCCACAGGTGAGGGTGGGGTGTGGGTGCTGCCTGACTTGCCATCACCCCTCATCATTCATCCAACCGGCTGAATTGGATCTATTCTGGCTGCGCACCCTCTACCGCAGCTCTGTTCTTTGGAGCACATGCTCTGCGGCagcctgccttccccatgacactGTCCTCCTGACCAGTGTTGCTTGCATATTGTAGGACTCTAGTAATTCCTACACCATGGTGTCCCCAACCTAGTTTCCATGCTGTGTCAGAGAACTTTCTAAGACCCACATTGTATTATGTCCCTTCCCCTTTAAAGCTCCTCCAAAATGTTTTTTATCTTGTTCTAGTCTCCAGACTCCATTCTGGCATCAAAGCTCCTGCCCACCTGGCTGGCATTGACACCTGTTTCCCCTGTCCCAGTTCCTCCAGTCATGCTTCTGTCCCAGTGTGGCTCTCCTTGTCTGGGCTACCCCTGAGGTTCCTGGGGGCCTATGGGAATCCCCCTCAGGCCAATCCTGCAGGACAAGTGCAGGGACCCTTCAGTCTTGCTCATTGCCGAGTCCTGCACTTGGCACAGTACGTCCTTAATGGCTCCTGGAAAAACAGAATGAAAGCCGTGCCCTTTCCCGTTTTCTCTCAGAAGCACCCTCTAGCAGGGGGAGAGGATTTCTCCTTGGGGGTGTCCTTGGCACCCAGACTCTCTTGAGAGGGAAGCAGCTATGAGGTCAGGGCCGGTTTGCCCCACAAAAAGCCCAGCACAAGCGAGTATCCCAGGACAGGGGAGTAGGACGGGGAGAATTTTCTGTTCAGCATGatggtgggggaggtgggggagccCGAAACCCAGCCCCTGTGGACTCGTGCCCAACTCCTGGGAACAGGGCACAGGGTGAGCACCTACGGCCGCAGGTGGGGCCGGGTCTGCTGCGTTCTGCGCCCGGGTCCCCAGTCCTCAGTCCCTTGCTGGCCTTGCCCCGCCTCTCCTCCCGTGCCCCGGCCCTGGAGCAGAGCTACCTGCAGCCGCCTCTCCCGTCCGGAGCGGCGCGGCCTCCTGCCCACCCCCTCGCGGCCCAGCCCTGGGTCCCCGGCTCCTGCTGCGGGTCACCATCCTCACGCTCGCTGCGTTCATGCCGGACTTCTGTGGACTACACATCCCGGCGGCTCCCGCCGCCCCGTCATGTGACTTGATTCGCGCCCTACCTTTCTGCTGGTGGGCGGCCCAGAACTACGACTCCCAGCAAGCCCTGCGCCGGTAGTGCGCTGCCGGAAGTGGAGGCATTTCCGGGGTGGCCTGAAGGCCGGGGTGTTCTCCCTTCGCCCCGGGACTGGCCGGGGTGAGGCAGGCGCGGCGCAGGGTGAGTGGCGTGCGTCACCCCGACCGCTGATGCCGCCCCGGACCGCCGTGTGGCCCGGCCCCGACAGGGCAGCGGTGGTGGTGGGGCAGCGGCGCCGAGCCTGGACGGCGCTGAGGCGGCGGGGGCAGACCCCGCAGTGTCCCGGGCTCCGGCCTTCGGCCGCGCCCACCGCCGCCTGACCCTGAGGCTCCAAGCACACTTCGGTGTTCAGTTATGGCGCGTGTGAGGGTCCCAGCCTCTGGCACCCTCCCGATAGTCCTCCGCGTGGGGGGAGAAGAGGCGGCAAACGCCAGGGTTCCCAGGGCCGCGCGGCGGCCTCCCGCGTCCCCAGCCCCCTCATTCAGCCCGGGCCCTGAGGCAGGCGGGGTCCTCTCTGGCCGGGTCGCCCTGGAAGCTGGGGGAGGAAGGTGGTGCCCCCCCGGAGACCTAGGTGCCCCGGCGCTGGAGGTCCGCAGCGGGGCGGGTGGGCGGAGCTGCTCCTGAGACCTCTGCTCTGCCT comes from the Manis pentadactyla isolate mManPen7 chromosome 10, mManPen7.hap1, whole genome shotgun sequence genome and includes:
- the NHERF2 gene encoding Na(+)/H(+) exchange regulatory cofactor NHE-RF2 isoform X2 gives rise to the protein MAAPEPLRPRLCRLVRGEHGYGFHLHGEKGRRGQFIRRVEPDSPAEAAALRAGDRLVEVNGVNVEGETHHQVVQRIKAVEGQTQLLVVDKETDEELRRRQLTCTEEMAQRGLPPTQGPWEPKLDWARAASLGSDAGWKDVNGPPRELRPRLCHLRKGPQGYGFNLHSDKARPGQYIRSVDLDSPAAHSGLRAQDRLIEVNGQNVEGLRHVEVVARIKAREDEARLLVVDPEADEHFRRLRVTPTEEHVEGPLPSPVTNGTSPAQDGSTWKRDPFQESGLHLSPTAAEAKEKARATRVNKRAPQMDWNQKREIFSNF
- the NHERF2 gene encoding Na(+)/H(+) exchange regulatory cofactor NHE-RF2 isoform X1, encoding MAAPEPLRPRLCRLVRGEHGYGFHLHGEKGRRGQFIRRVEPDSPAEAAALRAGDRLVEVNGVNVEGETHHQVVQRIKAVEGQTQLLVVDKETDEELRRRQLTCTEEMAQRGLPPTQGPWEPKLDWARAASLGSDAGWKDVNGPPRELRPRLCHLRKGPQGYGFNLHSDKARPGQYIRSVDLDSPAAHSGLRAQDRLIEVNGQNVEGLRHVEVVARIKAREDEARLLVVDPEADEHFRRLRVTPTEEHVEGPLPSPVTNGTSPAQLNGGSACSSRSDLPGLDKDTEDGSTWKRDPFQESGLHLSPTAAEAKEKARATRVNKRAPQMDWNQKREIFSNF
- the NTHL1 gene encoding endonuclease III-like protein 1 isoform X1, encoding MCSPQKSGMNAASVRMVTRSRSRGPRAGPRGGGQEAAPLRTGEAAAEGRESQSSAKRQRKAQRLHVAYEGSRREKGEGTEPLKAPGWEPQDWQRQLANIRTMRSGKDAPVDQLGAEHCYDPSAPPKVQRYQLLLSLMLSSQTKDQVTAGAMQRLRARGLTVDSILQTDDNILGTLIYPVGFWRNKVKYIKQTSAILQQHYGGDIPASVEELVALPGVGPKMAHLAMAVAWGTVSGIAVDTHVHRITNRLRWTRKETKTPEETRAALEEWLPRCQQGAVERDQWTVGGLRPADLSACPPTLPGLPQPGPVPSCTGALRAQEPLPSCFAVCYVPSLGSRSLFIIKFRGCLHLRLG
- the NTHL1 gene encoding endonuclease III-like protein 1 isoform X2, with product MCSPQKSGMNAASVRMVTRSRSRGPRAGPRGGGQEAAPLRTGEAAAGRESQSSAKRQRKAQRLHVAYEGSRREKGEGTEPLKAPGWEPQDWQRQLANIRTMRSGKDAPVDQLGAEHCYDPSAPPKVQRYQLLLSLMLSSQTKDQVTAGAMQRLRARGLTVDSILQTDDNILGTLIYPVGFWRNKVKYIKQTSAILQQHYGGDIPASVEELVALPGVGPKMAHLAMAVAWGTVSGIAVDTHVHRITNRLRWTRKETKTPEETRAALEEWLPRCQQGAVERDQWTVGGLRPADLSACPPTLPGLPQPGPVPSCTGALRAQEPLPSCFAVCYVPSLGSRSLFIIKFRGCLHLRLG
- the NTHL1 gene encoding endonuclease III-like protein 1 isoform X4 → MCSPQKSGMNAASVRMVTRSRSRGPRAGPRGGGQEAAPLRTGEAAAEGRESQSSAKRQRKAQRLHVAYEGSRREKGEGTEPLKAPGWEPQDWQRQLANIRTMRSGKDAPVDQLGAEHCYDPSAPPKVQRYQLLLSLMLSSQTKDQVTAGAMQRLRARGLTVDSILQTDDNILGTLIYPVGFWRQWTRTCTELRTDSDGPGRRPRPRRRPELPWRSGCPGANRELWSEINGLLVGFGQQTCLPVHPRCQACLNRALCPAAPGP
- the NTHL1 gene encoding endonuclease III-like protein 1 isoform X3, with product MCSPQKSGMNAASVRMVTRSRSRGPRAGPRGGGQEAAPLRTGEAAAEGRESQSSAKRQRKAQRLHVAYEGSRREKGEGTEPLKAPGWEPQDWQRQLANIRTMRSGKDAPVDQLGAEHCYDPSAPPKVQRYQLLLSLMLSSQTKDQVTAGAMQRLRARGLTVDSILQTDDNILGTLIYPVGFWRNKVKYIKQTSAILQQHYGGDIPASVEELVALPGVGPKMAHLAMAVAWGTVSGIAVDTHVHRITNRLRWTRKETKTPEETRAALEEWLPRELWSEINGLLVGFGQQTCLPVHPRCQACLNRALCPAAPGP